One genomic segment of Misgurnus anguillicaudatus chromosome 23, ASM2758022v2, whole genome shotgun sequence includes these proteins:
- the LOC129453669 gene encoding sialoadhesin-like isoform X1 has protein sequence MNFRLSSLILLLHIQGLLTLDNFNVTCNELNICAARGELVTVWCVYSNINIKTGFWFSQKQRTNWRNKDEPEDLTLDSDYSGRVHQRIIKDRSYVMITDVIERDSGEYQLMIIMKDGVKHLSSVTVNLTVSGLQVKMNPESTGQRVKLSCDSSCPLTSKYIYHWYKNGEHLTYNQTIFVSSSGNTDSYYCSVSSSSPSSSVRLSNSRCWVVTYTSRRVCALVGSTVDIHSSYKHPTGYTVEETYWEFQNRHLALHEDHQFSGRVEYLGNTLRIKDVNMSDTGDYQFRFITNTSDVVSGYPGVLLTVREISDTQVISSPDPVIDGEKVILSCSTGCTLDNKHTYIWYKNGQQVTDGLTLLNKLYLDSINSEELYEYSCTVRDAIDKTNEAVDSSVFLSLLVFLPQFLIIEALYVHE, from the exons ATGAACTTCAGACTGTCATCACTGATCCTGCTgttacacattcaag GGTTACTAACATTGGACAACTTTAATGTAACCTGTAATGAACTGAATATTTGTGCTGCGAGGGGAGAACTGGTAACAGTGTGGTGCGTTtactcaaacatcaacatcaaaactgggttctggttcagtcagaaacagagaacaaactggagaaacaaagatgaacctgaagatttgactttagattcagattactcaggacgaGTGCATCAGAGGATCATTAAAGATCGTTCGTATGTCATGATAACAGATGTGAtagagagagacagtggagaatatcagctcatgatcattatgaaggatggagttaaacatctcagctcagtcacagtcaatctaacagtttcag GTTTACAGGTGAAGATGAATCCTGAATCTACAGGACAGCGAGTAAAACTGAGCTGTGATTCTTCCTGCCCTTTAACATCTAAATATATTTACCACTGGTACAAGAATGGAGAACATTTAACATATAACCAAACCATATTTGTGTCATCCAGTGGAAACACTGACAGTTATTACTGCTCTGTGTCTTCTTCATCACCTTCTTCATCTGTGC gtctttctaACAGTAGATGTTGGGTTGTGACTTACACCTCTAGAagagtttgtgctttagtgggatcaacagtagaTATTCACTCTTCATACAAACATCCCACTGGATATACAGTAGAGGAAACATACTGGGAATTTCAAAACAGACACTTGGCTCTACATGAGGATCATCAGTTTTCTGGTCGTGTGGAGTATTTGGGAAACACACTGAGAATCAAAGACGTCAACATGAGTGACACTGGAGATTATCAGTTCAGGTTCATCACTAACACATCAGATGTAGTTTCTGGTTATCCTGGAGTCCTTCTTACTGTTAGAG AAATTTCAGATACACAAGTGATAAGCAGTCCAGACCctgtgatagatggagaaaaagtgatattaagctgttcaaccggatgcactctggataacaaacatacttacatctggtataagaatggacaacaggtaacagatggattgacattattaaacaagctgtacctGGACTCAATCAACAGTGAGGAGCTATATgagtattcctgtactgtaagag ATGCAATAGACAAAACAAATGAAGCAGTGGACAGCTCagtgtttctctctctgttggtgtttctgcctcagtttctcaTCATTGAAGCTCTGTATGTG CATGAATAA